TTACCTAACTCTGACAACACATTGCTCTTAAGGTTTGGTAATAGCGTTTTCCCTGGCAATGAATAGTCTTTTTTCGTTAAATAGCTAACTTCCTTAAGGTCAATGTTGGGAGgaccgtctacaagctctttcgCTTGCCTTTGTACATGTACTCTACTTTAAGAAGGTCGGTAGAGTGAAGCTCTTTTTTTACTGTGTCTGAACGACGTACGTATAcaaatacgagagttcttgCTTGTGACAGTCTTCCCCAAATTGATCTTAGGTGTATGTTAAGTATAGGTACAATGCTAGCAGTAACTAGTATTTGCGTAAAGGGAAATTCAGCAGGTGGTCTAAGTGTCCAGTTAATAACGCTTAACTCCTTTCAATTAAGAAACAGTTCCATAGGACAATTTGTCTAATCACAAGCTTTTACAAACCTTTGAGGTTTGAATCTACTTAAGCCACCCACAAAATGTCGACTCAATAGTCTGTGGGCAGATTTCCGACTGTTAAGACggttttacataaaaaaataaaagtttacGCCCGAAATGAGGCCGTTAAGGCAAATAGATTGCTTTAAAGTTAATATGAAATGTTGGAAGTTACTTGCCATTTGGCCTCCAAACGATAAGCATTCTTATTACCGTTACTATCAAATGTTTTTTACGACGTTCATCCTTTTAAATAACTTATTAGctacaataaattttattttccttCCGAGACAATTAGATATGTTTATAGACGAAATGATATTTTACTTCACAGAATTAGCTGTGACATCGAAGTTATtgacttttatttttatgcgcGAAAAAATTCTAAAGATTTTGAGTATTCTCGAGAGTGATATGTTTCAGCCTGAATCAGAAAATGGCTTAAAAGCAATAGACAAAGCAAAAAAATTTAATGTGAGATATTTTAAAATAGTTGCAGTAGTGTCAGCAACTGCTCATATCTCACATATAGTACCGCCAATATTAttgcattttattttacatgtaAAATTAGAACTTCTTGTATgcaatttttcatttttatctGATGATACTAAACAAAAATTTATTTACCCATTATACGAGTTTCAAGCCCTTTACATGCATTCTCAAGTGGTTTGTAATATCAGTATTGATACATTTGTTCTCGGTATACTGATATACGCCATCGCCCAATTGGATATACTTGATGATAATTTGCGAAGAGTCACCGACAAAAACGAAATAGTTACACGAGCCGATGATTCTATACAACGAGCGGAGAAAGAAAATGCTTTAAAGAAACTAAACGATTCTATAATTCATTATGGTGAATTGGGGCAGTATGTgaaaatgtatattattattgaaagAAAGGGAATGCCTGAGGAATTGGTTTATACTTAGGTCGAGCCTTAAGCAGGGCTATCAAAGACGAATCAGGCATCCCCTTTTGCGTGGCCCATATAGTAGTGTAAAGGGTTTACTATAGTGATTAAAAAGGGATTGTTCgttcaaaaaaatattctggGGATATTTGAGAAAATTGCTATTCATAATTATCTTGCACATTGTAATTAATATAAGTAGCTGCCTCCTTATATttcaaaattgtttttttttattacattaaataacCATTTATTTCAAAAGAATCCATATTATATTAGTATGTAActtattattacattttttaacAGGTTCTGTGACTTGGTCCAAGATGTAT
This genomic interval from Cydia splendana chromosome 4, ilCydSple1.2, whole genome shotgun sequence contains the following:
- the LOC134790018 gene encoding odorant receptor 2a-like, with protein sequence MRPLRQIDCFKVNMKCWKLLAIWPPNDKHSYYRYYQMFFTTFILLNNLLATINFIFLPRQLDMFIDEMIFYFTELAVTSKLLTFIFMREKILKILSILESDMFQPESENGLKAIDKAKKFNVRYFKIVAVVSATAHISHIVPPILLHFILHVKLELLVCNFSFLSDDTKQKFIYPLYEFQALYMHSQVVCNISIDTFVLGILIYAIAQLDILDDNLRRVTDKNEIVTRADDSIQRAEKENALKKLNDSIIHYGELGQFCDLVQDVFSIILFVQFGVASCIICVVLFRFTLPAPLQYFIFLGSYMIVMILQILVPCWFGTRMQDKSQQLSQAVYDCDWTAKSRYFKSSMRLFVERANKPLTITAGKMFPLSLTTFTSIMNSSYSFFTLLRHMQSRQN